Below is a window of Paremcibacter congregatus DNA.
TTCCCAATGCCTCCGAGAATTTGGAAACAGATAATAAACAAGATCGCCGCCCTGTTTCAAGGCCGTTTGCCCTCTTCACTAATAAAAAGGGGAATGAAACCTAAATGATCACTTACAAGTAATATCGGATACTACCCCCATATCTGAATAACGCTCACTAGTGACATAAGGCATTCTTTAAATGCTACTTTGACTAATTTCAGTTTTCTTTAACAACACCGTTGGGCTGTATGAGAGAGTATTTTAGAAATAATAGAACTACAAAAAGTCACTTTACTCTGGGCTCCTATGATTTTTTTTTGAGCCTCAGACATCGCCCTAGCAGTTCAAAATACTATAGAAAACGATAGCGAGTAAAAAATTGACACCGCTCACTCATCGAGGGTATCGTATTTTTATACATTTTTGAGATAGTAACTTTATGAATCAAAAACTTCAGCCACAATTGAAAAACGCAGAAGAAATAAAAGCTATTCTAAAAGAGGTACCATTTTCGTTTACCCTTAATGATGGCCGGAAAGTAAAGACTTTACTTGTTTATCTAACCTCAGAAAATAATGGAATTGGTTATTCAGAGTTTTTTAGAATAGTTAAAGATGGGATACTTTCCAATTTTGTTTTTTCATGCTCCGAGGTCGAAAGAAAGCTTGGTCTTCAAAACAAGAAATCCGCTGAAGAACTTTTTGACAAAGCAATTCGCAAACTAAGTAAACATACTGCTAAGGGAGAGTTGGGGGAGTTGATACTTTTTACCTTACTGGATATCTACTTTAAAGCACCCAAAATATTGAGCAAAATTTCCTTAAAAACAGCATCTAGAATACCGGTATTTGGGGCAGATGCCGTACACTGTCAATTTCATGATGAAAAACTTGAACTATATTTGGGAGAATCAAAACTTTACAAAAATTTTGGACCAGCAGCGACATCAACGGCCACATCTATCAAAACCGCTAAAGATAAATATGCGTTTGAATTTGACCTAATAGATAGTCATATGGACTTCCCTAACATTGACGAAAAGTTTGAGTCGGAACTTTTAAATTTACTTAACCCCTTTTCTGGAATCGAGATATCTGATGTTATTCACTCTCCTTGTTTTATAGGCTTTTCTGCACCAAGACTGATGTCTGACAATGTTACAGAGAGCGGCTTCATAAAAGACTATAAAAAATTGGCGGAAGTTTATATTGGTGACTTTTTTCGTAAAGTTGAATCTGAGGAAATGGATATCAATAAAGTTTCATTGTTAATACTACCATTTACTTGTGTTGATGAATTAGTTGATGAATTTGTCACATATATGGGGATTCAAAATTGACCGAATTGTTAAATAAACTTGCGAAAAAAATTATCCAGAGTGATGAATACCAACTAAATAGCGGTATTTTGTTTGACTCATATATTCAGAGCTTAACGTCTACAAATGAACCTATCGGTAGAGGAGTCATCAAAAAACTGATTTCATCTGCTCAAATATTCTATATGTCAGAAAAGAGAAATATTAGAAATGAAGGCGCGATATTACTATCGATGATGTTAGATATATGTGGTGATACCTATAAAGAAATATTACCTATTGCTAACAATATATTTGTGAATTCAGGTGATTTTCCAAATATTCAACTTCTTTGCCAGCGATTTCCAGAGCTTGATTTCAAACTCAACTTCTATTCAGAAGCACAAAACGAGTTTAGAGAAACACTGAACACTGTTTTAGAGTTGGACTTCCCACTAACTGATTTTCAACGTTTGTTATGGGAAGACCTTTCAAAGGGCTATGACACAATCACATCTGCGCCAACTTCAGCAGGTAAAACACATGTTATTTTAAATTACTTACTCAATAAAGTAGCAAAAAGTGATGGCTCATTCGCCGCTATCATTGTTCCTACTCGGGCGCTAATTTCTGAGGTAGCAGGAAAAATATATGAAATTGCAAAAGACGGTGGGTATGACAACGATATCGAAATTTGCACTATTCCTAAAAAGGAACTTTTTGCTAACAAGACCTTCTTTGTGATGACGCAGGAACGATTACATGAAATCTTATTACTTGGCGACCTAACGTTTGATTATTTATTTATAGATGAAGCACATAACATCTCTGACAAAAGCAGGGGGGTATTGCTACACCTCACTCTCGAAAAAATGCTTGAGGATAGTTATCCTCAAATAATTATTAGTATGCCATCATCAAATTACCAAGATTCATTTTCGACTATTTTTAAAGATATTAAGTTCAAAAAGGAAATAACTCAAATTTCTCCTGTTACCAAAATTATTATGTCAATAAAACTAAAAGGTTCAAACTTAGTTATATCTAGAAATAATTCTACAAATATTAAAATTATTCCAAAAGGATTTATCAAGACAGATTTTGCTGACATCATATGTAAGTTAGGTAAAGGTCAAAGCAATATCATTTACCGAAATAAAACTAATGATTGCGAAAATATTGCTAATAAAATTTCTTCAAGAATCACAGAAACAACACAAAATGCGCTTTTAGAAGAAGCCGCTAACTATGTAGAAGAGTTCGTGCATAGTAAATTTTCACTGGCAAATAACCTTAGAAAAGGTGTTGCTTTTCACTATGGACCTTTACCTAGTTCAATCAGGGTTTTGGTGGAAAATCTAGTAAAAGAGGACCACGTTAAGTTTATTGTATGCACAAGCACACTTGCCGAAGGAGTAAATTTACCCGCAAGAAACCTTTTCTTAAAAGACCCTATTCAGATCATCCCATATGAAAAATCTGAACAGATCGAAGCCGTTAAAATTAACAACATAACCGGACGAGCAGGAAGAATGTTACAGCACTTTGGTGGTAATATCTTTCTCATTGAGCCGGACAAATGGAGATTTAAAGATTACTTTAACAACGAACAAGAGGAAGAAGATAAAGTACCTACATACTTTAAATCAATAAATGAAGAATTTGAAATTATAATTAGAGCTTTAAAAGGAGACTATGATCATGATGAGAGAGATCAATATAGATTTTACACCATAGCAAACAAGTTAATTAGGGAGTTTGCTAACAATAAATTAGACAAAACCTTAAATGCAGACGAACTTAATATTGGAAGAAAAAAACGAGCTTTATTGCTTGATAATATAAAGTTAGCCCATGACTCTCTAAGAGTTCCCGCATTTACTTTAGAAGCCAATCCAACTGTAGGTTATATTCAACAAAATAAATTATTTAATTTTCTTAACAAGCAAAAACAACTAGAAGATTGGGTTTTACCTCATCCTAAGTCAGGTAGTTTATATGACACTATGTTAAGGATTTGTCAAAAATTGATAGAGTTTGGCGTCTACCAACCAACCGCAGATAACAATCCGGAACATATTTGCATAATCACTAAAAAGTGGATTCTAGGAAATAGTCTTAAGGAGATTATATCTGAGCAGATAGCGTGGAATATAAGGAGGGCTAAACAAAATTCTGAAAAACCTAAAAGCGTCAATACTTGTGTTAGAAACGTCATAAAAGCCATCAATAATGATATAAGGTTTCGTTTGTCAAATTCCCTAAAGTGCTATCAGCTTATTCTTCAGACTATTTTAGTAAATAAGAATGTTGAACTTTCTAATGTAAAATTACATTCCTTCATGGAGATCGGTGCTTGTGATGACAGAATGATTAACCTGATCAATATGGGGCTATCTAGAGAAGCAGCCAAAGAAATCGATGATAAGCTGGTGAAAAAAGAAACAATTTCTTCGCGAAAGCAACTATTTGATTTGTTGAGAAAGGATAGATTAAAAACTATTCACTCTATCACAAAAAAAGAGATACTTGAGTTATTCAGTGAATAAACACTATTTTTTTTCTAAGTAGTCAATCAATGCCTTATTAAGTACTTCTATTGCTGTATTCTCATCAATAAACTTATTTCGAGTGGCTATTTCTATTTTATAATTTAAAAAAGCATTTACAAAGTCCAAATAAGTTCTTTTGCCCTCACCGTCGACACCCTTGACTTTTAAAACTGCACATCCTTCATGTTCAGAAAGATAATTAATTATTTCTATAATACTGTCTTTTGAAATCCCTCCAACAACAAAATCGTTACACTCTAAAGTTACAGCTAATTGAGTGTTAATGCCAATATAAGGGGCTGTCTTTTTTAAGCCTTGGATGATTTGTGGTGCATCGTCTGATATATTAGAAAAATACGAAGAAAGAAAACTAAATTGAAGATTATGATACTCAGCTAAAACATAATTTTCTTGCTCCTTTGGTATCAAATTTAGTTTTATTCGATCCGTACGGTCACTACTAAACTGTTCTAACAATATCTTACCAACTGCTTTGATACTCCCGCTTGGTCCCGATGTGAATCCCAACAACATCTTCCTATCAGGAACTACAAAAAAGAAATACGGGTCCCCAATAATCCCCTGATTCAAAGATACTCCGGTTATTTTACCATCATTAGTTGCTTTTGTTTGCCATGTATTTCTTTCCCTTACAACCGTAACAGCATAGGCAGTTGTATTTGTAAAAACTTGTTCATTAAATATCTTAATTAAGTGCTTTTTTGATTTTAAATTAAAAATCTTTGTACTTAAACTTGCCTCTTTATTTGCTTTAAAGTTCGAAATAAAAGTTGTAAAGAAATCCTCATGGGCATCAATAGAATAAAAGTAAGTAGTTATATTTTTTTTTATTCGGTTCATATTTCTACCCTTAAGCAAATCAGTCCTATTTCAAGACCGTTTTCCCTCTTCAATATTGAAGAAGGAATTAAATTCAAATGGCCACCTACACGAAATATTGCATCCCACCTATAATCTCTATTTTAATTTAGTTTATTTCTACATTTCTTTTCACCGTTCAATTCAAAGAACGGTTTCACATTAATCAACACATCATCAAAACTCAACTTACAAATCTCTTTGTACATTTTAGCAACAGAAACACCGTGTCTATACCTAGCACCTGCAGACTTATTCATTTTGCTGGTTTCTGAATCGATAGAATGACCAGTGATCTGATAACTAATATTTGGTTGTGCTCCAACTTCCTCCATTTCGGTAGAAAAAGTGTGCCTAAAATTATGAAAGTCTTTCATTTGATTAACAGGAGTTGATATACCAACTTCATACTTAAATCCTGTTTGTCGACATTGTTTCTTGTCATAGCAACCATTAAACCAACGAGAGAGGTTCTTATGATACCCGCCATTTGTTTTATCAAGCGACAACCCTTTAAATAAACGGTGCGGTAAAAGCTGGTTTTCCCATTGGTATCGAGGTTTTCGAAATAAATTTACAAAGTCTAAAAATCCCAATTTTATTAACGTAGGGTGTATCGGAATCTCTCGCTCTTTAGTTGTTTTCAAGTGCTTGTCGGGTGAAGACAAATTATGACTAATACAACTAATACCATCCTCAACGATGATATCAGAAACCCGTAATTGACTAATTTCATTCTCCCTACTTCCAGTAAACAAGGCCAATAATGGTGCCCAATATTGATAAGGATGAAGAAATTCCCCTTCTGTAAATATTTCATGGGAAAAAATTCCAATGAGCTCATCGGATGAAAAAGGAATACGATCTTTCTTATCACTTTTCTTCACTTTATAAAAGACAGCAGGGCTCGTGAAATAATTTTCTAGTCTTGAATTATAATGTCCAATAGCAAAATCAAACAACGTTCGACAACTGGTTAGGTGATCATTTTTTGTAACATTGCTAATTAATACTTTCTCACCTTTTAAAGTTCTAGACCTTTGATTTAATTTCTCTCGATATGCTCTCAAGTTTGATTGAGAAAACTCATTTACGTCAATATTTCCAATACACTTAATAAAAAAATCAATATGTGATTTCATTTTTCCCCTAGTTTTAGGCCTTACCTCTCCAATTTCATCATTTAAATATTCTTGCAAAAGATCAGATAAAAGCGTTTTTTGGCTTTGGTTTTCATTTTGAACAACAGTGTTCTTCGCCTCAGAATGAACCATTTTATTTAGAATAGTTTCAATTTCTATTGCGTTCTTTCTCTTGCAAGAATTTTCAATTTTCTTTCTGAGTTCCTCTAAGTTATTTAAATCTTGATCAACATATCCTAGCAATCCCCCCTCTTTTATATATATTAGTTCCTCCCCAATGTGTTCTATTATCCTTTCAAAGTCTGGTGTTCTAAAATGCACAGATTCTTGCTCCCAAGGATCTGCACCAGCTATATAATCTCTATATTCTTCAATTATTGAATTTAAACTTTTTTCTCTATCCACCAGCCCCTCCAGTTTTGCGCTCTTGATCTTATATAGTGTTTTCTGTGTAAACAATGAAAGCGATTGAACTCGGAGTTTAGCGGCATTCAAATCCTTTGTCATTAAGGAGAGGTATATCCATTTTTTTGCAAAGGGAAAACGTAGAGCATACCAACTGGGGAGGGTATATCTGAAATAATAGGTACCGAAATTTGACTGAGACAAATAACGAATTTGCTGCATTTTTGTAAGCCCTTTTTGTAGGACCAATAACAACAACAAACATCAACACATATTAATGTATTGTTTTATATAGATAAAATGAAAATAATGGTGCCGCTGGGGAGAATTGAACTCCCGACCTCGTCATTACCAATGACGCGCTCTACCACTGAGCTACAGCGGCCCGGATCATGGGCCAGATAAAAGTGGGCGTCCGCCACATCCTCTATCAGAATGGCGCGGAACATGCCATAGCTTTTGCCCCTGCGCAAGCGCTAAAATTTAATTATTTGCGATTATTATTTTTTGCCCTTAAATTAGCCCGAATTGCCCACGATATTCGTATCGAACCGGCACGACAAAAGACGTTTTCGAAGGACTGGGATATGACCAAAGCGGAAAAGAAAAAACAAAAACAGGACCGACTGGTCCAGGCGTTAAGAGATAACCTGAAACGCCGCAAGCAGACAAGTACGCCCGGAACATCCCCAAAAGAGACCGCAAGTCCTGGTCAGGATCAACCGGGAGAGACGTCAAAAGACTGACCCCGCGGCAAGCGCTTGTCGCGCCCCTTTTTCTGGGGTACATAATAACAAGAACATTACATCATTTAGTTTAAGGATTCCCACATGAGCATCATGTCCGACAAATGGATCAGAGAAAAAGCCCTTAGTGAAGGCATGATTACGCCTTTTGAAGATCGCCAAAATCGCGACGGGGTGATTTCCTACGGTTTGTCGTCCTATGGCTATGACGCCCGGGTATCAACTGAATTCAAGATTTTTACCGATGTGGATTCGGTCACGGTCGACCCAAAAAATTTCGCAGATGCCAGTTTTGTCGACCGGCCGGGAGAAACCTGTATCATCCCGCCGAACAGTTTCGCGCTGGCCCGCACCGTTGAATATTTCAAAATCCCGGAAGATGTGCTGGTGATCTGTCTCGGCAAATCCACCTACGCCCGGTGCGGCATTATCGTTAATGTCACCCCGCTAGAGCCCGGCTGGGAAGGCCATGTGACCCTGGAATTTTCCAACACCACCCCCTTGCCCGCCAAAATTTATGCCAACGAAGGCGCCTGCCAGTTCCTTTTCTTCCAGGGCAACGAACCCTGCGAAGTTCCCTATAACCTGCGGTCAGGTAAATATATGGGGCAAACCGGCGTAACGTTACCAAAACTGTAAGGCCTGTTTATGGAAAAAATCATTATCGAGGGCGGTCACCGTCTGGAAGGCCAACTGCCGATCAGTGGCGCCAAGAACGCCGCCCTGCCGCTGATGTGCGCCGGTCTGCTGGCAAAAGACGGCCTGACCCTGCATAACCTGCCTCACCTTGCGGATATCCGAACTCTTGCCAGCCTGCTCATCGAACTCGGCAGCAACATCAGTTACGAGGAAGAAGGCTGGGACATCGGCAGCGGCCAGACGGTCACCATCGCCGCCCCCACCATCAAAAGCACCACCGCCCCCTATGATATGGTGCGCAAGATGCGCGCCTCCATCCTGGTGCTCGGGCCCCTGCTCGCCCGCGAAGGCGAGGCCATCGTCTCCCTGCCCGGCGGCTGCGCCATTGGCAACCGGCCGATTGACCTGCATCTGAAGGCCTTTGAAGCCATTGGCGCCACGATCGAACTAAAAGACGGTTATGTGCGCGCCTCCGGCAAACTCACCGGCGGCACCGTGCATTTCCCGATCGTATCTGTCGGCGCAACCGAAAACATCCTGATGGCCGCCTGCCTTGCCCAAGGGGTAACGATCATTGAAAATGCGGCCAAAGAACCCGAAATCACCGACCTCGCCCACTGCCTGATCGCCATGGGCGCTAAAATTTCCGGTATCGGCACCGCCCGTCTGGAAGTCACCGGCGTCCGCGATCTGCATGCGGCGGAATATACCGTGATGCCGGACCGGATCGAAGCCGGCAGTTACGCCGCCGCCGCCGCCATGACCGGGGGCGAACTGGAACTCATCGGTGATCATCTGGAAGCCGGACTTGCCGGCTCGCTTGATATATTGAAACAGGCCGGATTGACCTTCACCGAAACCGATCGCGGGTTGATCGCCCGGCTCGGGACCGACAGGATTATCGGCATCAATGCGGTGACGCAACCCTATCCCGGTTTTCCCACCGACATGCAGGCCCAGCTGATGGCCATGATGACCCTGTGTGACGGGGCCTCGGTGATTACCGAGACCATTTTCGAGAATCGCTTCATGCATGTGCCGGAATTATCCCGTATGGGCGCCGATATTACCGTTAACGGCTCCACCGCCACCATCCGCGGCATCAAACGTCTATTGGGCGCGCCGGTGATGGCGACTGACCTGCGTGCGTCAATGTCGCTGGTACTTGCGGGCCTTGCCGCAGAGGGTATAACAGAAGTAAATCGTATTTATCATCTGGACCGGGGCTATGAACGTCTGGTACAAAAGCTGGAGGCCTGCGGGGCGAAAATCTCCCGCGTCAGGTCGGACGGCGTCTAACGCCACATTAATTCAGGGGAAGTAAGCTGCAAAATCTCAGGCTCCGTGCTGAAGACATCGAAGACATTGTCATCATGGCCTCCTACCTTCAGGATGCCATCACAATGATGCGCGACATAGTCTACCAAAGTAAAAGCCGCCGCTTCGTCATCATGCTTAACCGTTACGTCTGGGAAAATCGCTGCCCGGACACCGGGGCGGTTCTGGAAGGGGCCCCGTCCCCCTGCAGCCGCATTCGCACCGGGCTGCATTTCGAAGATGTCCTGAAAATCACCAGTCAGAACATCGCCGTTCAGGCCAAGGAACATCCGATGGAACTGCTGTCAATTGACGCGGCGGAACTGAAAGACGGCACCTATCACGTGGACTTTGTCTTTTCCGGCGAAGGGGTCATTCGCCTGCAATGCGAAACCATATCGGCCCAGATGCAGGACATTGGCGCTCCCTGGCCGGCAAAATGCCACCCGAAACATGAGATTCTAGACATTTTGCAGGACGAAAATATCGAATAGAGCGATTCAACACTGGATAGTTCCGACACAATTTCGTACAACGAAGCGATTTTTTAAGAATTTCAGGAGTGAATCAGGTGTCTGCACCAAAATCAGAAAATGAGCCGATGATCATGGCGCTGCCCAAAGGCCGCATCCTCACCGAGGTCATGCCGATCATTCGCGGCGCGGGCATTATCCCCGAAGCCGATTTTGATAACCCAAAATCCCGCAAGCTGACCTTTGACACCAACCATCCCGGCCTGAAAATCATTCGTGTACGCAGCTTTGATGTCGCAACCTTTGTCGCCTTTGGCGCGGCGCAACTGGGCGTCGCGGGTAACGACGTGCTGCTCGAGTTCGATTATCCCGAGATTTACGCACCGCTCGATCTCGACATCGGCCATTGCCGGGTTTCGGTCGCCGAACTCAAAGCCTTAAGCGCCCAGGATGACCCCAGCCGCTGGAGCCATGTCCGCGTCGCGACCAAATATCCGAACCTCACCCGCAAGCATTTTGCCGAGCGCGGCGTCCAGGCCGAATGCATCAAGCTCAACGGCGCCATGGAACTGGCCCCGAGCCTCGGGCTATGCCGCCGGATTGTCGACCTGGTCAGTACGGGCAACACCCTGAGAGCCAACGGGCTGGTGGAAATTGAAAAGATCATCGACATCACCTCGCGCTTCATCGTCAACCGTACGGCGTTCAAAACCCGCAATGATGAAATCAGTGAAATTTTACAGAATATCGGGGCCCGTAAAGACCTCGCCTAACAGACAGAAGAGCAGAAATGGTAACTCTTTTAAGTAATACAGACAGCGATTTTACCGCCCGGTTTGAGGATTTCATCACCGCCCGGCGCGACGATGATCAGGATGTCTCCGATGTGGTGCGCGCGATTCTAACCGATGTACGCACCCGGGGCGATGTCGCCGTCTTCGAGTATACCAGCCGGTTTGACAAACTTGACCTTACCCCGGAGACCATCCGGGTCAGCCCCGAGGAACTGGCAAACGCCAAATCCCACTGCGCCCCGGATGTACTTCAGGCCCTAAAAACAGCCGCGGAACGTATCGACAGTTTCCACCGCCGCCATCTGCCGGAAGATGACAACTATACCGATGATGCCGGTGTGTCGCTTGGCGCGCGCTGGACCCCGGTTGCCGCCGCCGGCATTTATGTGCCCGGTGGCAAGGCGGTTTATCCCTCTTCCGTACTGATGAACGCCATGCCCGCCAAATGTGCCGGGGTGGAGCGCATTGTCATGGTGGTGCCGGCCCCTAACGGTGACCTCAACCCGCTGGTGCTTGCCGCGGCCGAACTTGCCGGCATTACGGAAATTTATAAAATCGGCGGGGCCCAGGCTATTGGCGCGCTGGCGTATGGAACGGAAAGCATTTCTCCCGTGGATGTCATCACCGGCCCGGGCAATGCGTTTGTCGCCGCGGCCAAGCGAGAAGTTTTCGGCACCGTCGGCATCGACATGATCGCCGGGCCATCAGAAATTCTTGTGGTGGCCGATGGCCAGAACAATCCCCGCTGGATCGCCATGGATCTTTTGTCACAGGCAGAACATGACGAGGTCGCCCAGGCGATCCTGATTACCGATGATGCGGATTTTGCCCGCGCCACCTGTGATGCCGTGGAAGATCACCTCAAAACCCTGCCCCGGGCCGATATTGCCCGTAAAAGCTGGAACGATCATGGCGCGGTGATTGTGGTTGAAACATTGGATCAGGCCATTCCCCTCGTCAATCGCCTGGCGCCTGAACATCTGGAACTCGCCATAGACGCCCCGCGCGACATGGCGGCGAAAATTCCCAATGCCGGCTCAATCTTCCTTGGCCGCTATACCCCGGAAGCCATCGGTGATTATGTCGCCGGCCCCAATCA
It encodes the following:
- a CDS encoding HamA C-terminal domain-containing protein — its product is MNQKLQPQLKNAEEIKAILKEVPFSFTLNDGRKVKTLLVYLTSENNGIGYSEFFRIVKDGILSNFVFSCSEVERKLGLQNKKSAEELFDKAIRKLSKHTAKGELGELILFTLLDIYFKAPKILSKISLKTASRIPVFGADAVHCQFHDEKLELYLGESKLYKNFGPAATSTATSIKTAKDKYAFEFDLIDSHMDFPNIDEKFESELLNLLNPFSGIEISDVIHSPCFIGFSAPRLMSDNVTESGFIKDYKKLAEVYIGDFFRKVESEEMDINKVSLLILPFTCVDELVDEFVTYMGIQN
- the dcd gene encoding dCTP deaminase, which produces MSIMSDKWIREKALSEGMITPFEDRQNRDGVISYGLSSYGYDARVSTEFKIFTDVDSVTVDPKNFADASFVDRPGETCIIPPNSFALARTVEYFKIPEDVLVICLGKSTYARCGIIVNVTPLEPGWEGHVTLEFSNTTPLPAKIYANEGACQFLFFQGNEPCEVPYNLRSGKYMGQTGVTLPKL
- the hisG gene encoding ATP phosphoribosyltransferase; amino-acid sequence: MIMALPKGRILTEVMPIIRGAGIIPEADFDNPKSRKLTFDTNHPGLKIIRVRSFDVATFVAFGAAQLGVAGNDVLLEFDYPEIYAPLDLDIGHCRVSVAELKALSAQDDPSRWSHVRVATKYPNLTRKHFAERGVQAECIKLNGAMELAPSLGLCRRIVDLVSTGNTLRANGLVEIEKIIDITSRFIVNRTAFKTRNDEISEILQNIGARKDLA
- the murA gene encoding UDP-N-acetylglucosamine 1-carboxyvinyltransferase: MEKIIIEGGHRLEGQLPISGAKNAALPLMCAGLLAKDGLTLHNLPHLADIRTLASLLIELGSNISYEEEGWDIGSGQTVTIAAPTIKSTTAPYDMVRKMRASILVLGPLLAREGEAIVSLPGGCAIGNRPIDLHLKAFEAIGATIELKDGYVRASGKLTGGTVHFPIVSVGATENILMAACLAQGVTIIENAAKEPEITDLAHCLIAMGAKISGIGTARLEVTGVRDLHAAEYTVMPDRIEAGSYAAAAAMTGGELELIGDHLEAGLAGSLDILKQAGLTFTETDRGLIARLGTDRIIGINAVTQPYPGFPTDMQAQLMAMMTLCDGASVITETIFENRFMHVPELSRMGADITVNGSTATIRGIKRLLGAPVMATDLRASMSLVLAGLAAEGITEVNRIYHLDRGYERLVQKLEACGAKISRVRSDGV
- the hisD gene encoding histidinol dehydrogenase, with product MVTLLSNTDSDFTARFEDFITARRDDDQDVSDVVRAILTDVRTRGDVAVFEYTSRFDKLDLTPETIRVSPEELANAKSHCAPDVLQALKTAAERIDSFHRRHLPEDDNYTDDAGVSLGARWTPVAAAGIYVPGGKAVYPSSVLMNAMPAKCAGVERIVMVVPAPNGDLNPLVLAAAELAGITEIYKIGGAQAIGALAYGTESISPVDVITGPGNAFVAAAKREVFGTVGIDMIAGPSEILVVADGQNNPRWIAMDLLSQAEHDEVAQAILITDDADFARATCDAVEDHLKTLPRADIARKSWNDHGAVIVVETLDQAIPLVNRLAPEHLELAIDAPRDMAAKIPNAGSIFLGRYTPEAIGDYVAGPNHVLPTARSARFSSGLNVLNFMKRNTLIECTRESLAQIGPAAMTLAEEEGLQAHGRSIGIRLNNAPTEGD
- a CDS encoding DUF2948 family protein, which codes for MQNLRLRAEDIEDIVIMASYLQDAITMMRDIVYQSKSRRFVIMLNRYVWENRCPDTGAVLEGAPSPCSRIRTGLHFEDVLKITSQNIAVQAKEHPMELLSIDAAELKDGTYHVDFVFSGEGVIRLQCETISAQMQDIGAPWPAKCHPKHEILDILQDENIE
- a CDS encoding DEAD/DEAH box helicase, with translation MTELLNKLAKKIIQSDEYQLNSGILFDSYIQSLTSTNEPIGRGVIKKLISSAQIFYMSEKRNIRNEGAILLSMMLDICGDTYKEILPIANNIFVNSGDFPNIQLLCQRFPELDFKLNFYSEAQNEFRETLNTVLELDFPLTDFQRLLWEDLSKGYDTITSAPTSAGKTHVILNYLLNKVAKSDGSFAAIIVPTRALISEVAGKIYEIAKDGGYDNDIEICTIPKKELFANKTFFVMTQERLHEILLLGDLTFDYLFIDEAHNISDKSRGVLLHLTLEKMLEDSYPQIIISMPSSNYQDSFSTIFKDIKFKKEITQISPVTKIIMSIKLKGSNLVISRNNSTNIKIIPKGFIKTDFADIICKLGKGQSNIIYRNKTNDCENIANKISSRITETTQNALLEEAANYVEEFVHSKFSLANNLRKGVAFHYGPLPSSIRVLVENLVKEDHVKFIVCTSTLAEGVNLPARNLFLKDPIQIIPYEKSEQIEAVKINNITGRAGRMLQHFGGNIFLIEPDKWRFKDYFNNEQEEEDKVPTYFKSINEEFEIIIRALKGDYDHDERDQYRFYTIANKLIREFANNKLDKTLNADELNIGRKKRALLLDNIKLAHDSLRVPAFTLEANPTVGYIQQNKLFNFLNKQKQLEDWVLPHPKSGSLYDTMLRICQKLIEFGVYQPTADNNPEHICIITKKWILGNSLKEIISEQIAWNIRRAKQNSEKPKSVNTCVRNVIKAINNDIRFRLSNSLKCYQLILQTILVNKNVELSNVKLHSFMEIGACDDRMINLINMGLSREAAKEIDDKLVKKETISSRKQLFDLLRKDRLKTIHSITKKEILELFSE
- a CDS encoding site-specific integrase, which translates into the protein MQQIRYLSQSNFGTYYFRYTLPSWYALRFPFAKKWIYLSLMTKDLNAAKLRVQSLSLFTQKTLYKIKSAKLEGLVDREKSLNSIIEEYRDYIAGADPWEQESVHFRTPDFERIIEHIGEELIYIKEGGLLGYVDQDLNNLEELRKKIENSCKRKNAIEIETILNKMVHSEAKNTVVQNENQSQKTLLSDLLQEYLNDEIGEVRPKTRGKMKSHIDFFIKCIGNIDVNEFSQSNLRAYREKLNQRSRTLKGEKVLISNVTKNDHLTSCRTLFDFAIGHYNSRLENYFTSPAVFYKVKKSDKKDRIPFSSDELIGIFSHEIFTEGEFLHPYQYWAPLLALFTGSRENEISQLRVSDIIVEDGISCISHNLSSPDKHLKTTKEREIPIHPTLIKLGFLDFVNLFRKPRYQWENQLLPHRLFKGLSLDKTNGGYHKNLSRWFNGCYDKKQCRQTGFKYEVGISTPVNQMKDFHNFRHTFSTEMEEVGAQPNISYQITGHSIDSETSKMNKSAGARYRHGVSVAKMYKEICKLSFDDVLINVKPFFELNGEKKCRNKLN